In Sebastes umbrosus isolate fSebUmb1 chromosome 15, fSebUmb1.pri, whole genome shotgun sequence, the genomic window tgcacacttgtTTTTTCTTACCACACACAGCAGCCACAGGAGCACAGAGAGAATTTGTGTCTTGGAAAACAAGTCGTGACCAAATTTCACACAAGTAAGAGCCTCAAGGAAAGCAATGGCCCTAAAGGGAAATATAAGAGCATCAGATAAATGGTATGGTTACCATGGatatgtttgtattttacaATGGCCCCCTCTCTTGGCAACACCATTTCATTGCAGTGCAGCTTCTCTGTCAATGCATAACACTCATACTGGTCCAAATGCATGTGCTCTGTATTATTGTTCCCCAGCCGTTCAAACCCATTACAATATTCACTCGCCATACCGCTGTGGGAGACGCAATGCAATTGTAAAGGTTACACctcggagagagagagcagcttcaATGTTAAGTAATTCATGCAGATGGAGAGAGCCCGTCTTGTTGCTATGGAAACTAGAGCAGACTGAGGGCATTAGCAGCTTTGTGTCTGAGGTGAGGTCAATAACTATATTATGTTATGAATTTCAATGGAAGCACGCTGTTATAAAGCTGGATTTAAAAGCTCGCCCATTCATTTGTCAACAACACTAAAATGGCTTGTACGACCTGGAAAAACCTGCAGGCTGATAACACAGTGGGCTTGTGGCCAAAACAGTAGTGGTTTAAGTGTGGACTGCTATCAGTCTGGCTGAGCTGTTGCCACTTGTTTGATGTGTTCATTCACTGATAAGTTGTAGCTGAGCGGGAACTTTGATTGGTTGCCATATTTGAATCTACAACATTCCTCGTCGCGCCTGCCAATACCTTTCAACCATAAACCATAAACAGGAACAGACCAGTAACACGTGTCCTCAAGTTGCTGTTCTGATTTGTCTGATTAAAAACAGGGATAGCCAACCAGCCTAGGCACAGCCCTTTCattgtgatatacagtatgtcagctAGATCAAAGAAAGCCTACCAGACTCTGGACAAAGTTCAGTGTCAGTCTGCTTAACAGACTACAATGCTAAAACCATGCAATTTAACAGACAAGTGAATTTGACTCAAGATATGGCACATAGTAGattgaaaaaagaaatgagTAAAACTGAAAATGTTATGACAGTCCTTAAAAGAATTGCTACTGGGTGAACACCACATTTTCAAAAACTACTATTAACGCAGCTTGTTTATAGTAGTGTTGAcacgatactggaatttctaactaCGATAAAATACCaggaaaaatattgatatttgataCCATTTTCAATaccagggggaaaaaatcaacacaacattgagggcataAAATTCACGATTTGTATTAGAAACCTCAACTCGCCatcggagagaagagagataCAGTGGAAAATGAGTACTGAAACCGTTTCAGATAGTCAGCATCGATATGTATCGAAAGTGAAAGACATGAACTGATAGGACAAAAGATACTTACCCAAACACCCAGCATTGCGTGCCAACTCGTTTACACCGAGTGTCTGTCAGGTATGCATAatattgtctgaaaaaagtggaaaaaaataggaGATTTGAACTTTCCAAGAAAAAGTAAGGATTTAAGGTTTCCACAcagacttaaaggaacagtgtgtagcattttgggggatttaatagcaggaatataatattatataatattcataactatgttttcattagtgtataatcacctgaaactaagaattgttgtgttttcgttagcttagaatgagcccttcatatctacatagggagcgggtcctcttcacagagtccaccatgctgctccgccatgttttaaacagcccagaacggacaaaccaaacaccggctctagagagggtgtttcaccgtagttctccgacacgcttgtgaaactgcgataacgtgagctgcagagtgcaaaactttggtaccgccagccgccgtctgacttccgttgctcctaaagtggtgttactatggtaaggatgacttctgagcgaggcgaaacggcgttaccacggttgtgcacttggcggctcacattaccacagtcttggaaagggaggagtgagtggaggggtactcggttgtCATCAAGTAcgctagatgttgccaaatcctacacactgtacctttaaatgtcagaaagcATCTCAAACAGCCACCacttccccccccctccctgttATGCCAAACCAGgtagtatttttttaaggtAGAATTTAAATCTAGTGTATCACATTTATTGTTGCTCATAGGTGTTGTTGAAGGTTGAACATACCGTACGGTGGGTGCGGTGATGGCTGAAATGAGGAGGATGCGACACCAGCTGAGAGCGTGAGACGCCTGGAAGACGAAGATGTGCTTGAGGAAGAATATGTTCAACTCTGTCAGCTGTTAAGATAAAGGATGTGAGAAAGACAAGATTGAAGGCTTTCTTATGGACATTTTGTATGTTTGCTGCCAAGTGTGAGCAGCAGGGTGACATAGTGAAGGGGGAGCTTTTTCTAGAATATcattgtttaattaaaaaaaaaagataatgaaCAGATACAGCTGTAATAGCGAGGACAATCTAACAAGCAAGTGGAAGGTCAAAGAGTACAGTACCTGCCATAGGATCATAAAGAGATAGATGCCTGCGAGCCTCTGGAGAGAGGATTTTGGGTCTAACCAGCGCACATAAGTCCAGCTGGCCGGGGTGAACTGGAGCACGGCTCGCTTTATCTTCCCTGTGGTGGTGTGGATTTCCCTGAACAGAGTATTTGCGCTTTTGAGGATAtggagatacacacacacatgcagcattcTAGTATCATAAACTATCTACTTTCTGTGAGAACAATCAAGTAAATGATTCTAATGGGAATCTGCCTGATTTTATAGCTGTatcaaaagaaaagaacatgAAAAAAGACCTCTTGTACCGTCAACTTTTacattgttttgggttgtttttaaggacagaggaaataaaagaaaaaagacaaaggaAAAGAACACAAGCTTCACTGACTTGATGCTGGCCCAGCGGTACGTCCTCATCTCCAAAAACCGGCAGGCGTTCATGCCCAGCCAGATGCCTCCTCCATTACACAACAGTATGTCAAGTATCACCTGATCCCACCAGCACTCCGCAAAGTTTGGCAGCAGGTGCATGAAGAATAgctgtgaaaaaaagaaaaaacatagaGAACCAAgtgaaaatcaaatcaaatctttGAGTctcattttacttttactggTTTGATTTCctttgtttatatatacatttttaatgagcatGAGACCCAAGATTTCCATTGCCTACTTCTGCTTGCTGTAATTTTTGTGCACATGACCAATaaagaaacttgaaacttgaaacttgatatggtgaaagacacaaaaagcttttttttcaatcaaagGACTAAATTTCTGTCCGGTTATTTGACCGATTCTAGCACATTGTTGGCCTCGGGGCCTGTGATGCAGTCGATTCTGTGATGAGTAAATCTGGTATTAGGCTAAATCCTGTTATCTAATCCCGTCAAGGTAGCAGCAATTGTTATGTGCAGAAACTCCTGCTCATACTACTGCTTTGTTacaatttgtttgtttctcccAAACAAACAATTCTTGTTGCCTGCACAGGCCGAGCTGAAGCAATGTAGCGCACCTGCGCCTGTGATCACTACAAATTACAAGTAATGACTACTTTTTGTATGACCTTGTAGACTGCATTTCTGTTTAGGTCCTTGGACAGCTGTGATTCATGTGACACATATTTTAACACATGCAGATCAAGTCCAGCCGCATCTTGAACACATGCATATTACCTCAGTGAGCTCCCAGGTGATGCTGATGGTCCAGCAGACGCTGTAGCTGCGGATGAGCATAGCCTTCAAGGCCCAGCCTGCAAAGTGGCCGAATGCGAAGATGTCGAAGTGGCTCAGGATCCGATCCCATGTTATCACCGTACAGTTCACAGCATATTCCTGGAAGGGGAAATGTGACTGAAttgtaaaaacacaacagcaactaaaaaatgaaaacagttttACAGCTGCAAAGGAAGGGCTGGAAGTGTTCTCATCTTAATTCACTATAAtctaaaaacatacatacatatacagtttCTTAAGATAGCAAGAAAATGTGTCTGAGAATAACAGGGAACCGACAGAGAGACGCCTTCTCCATCCATTCTGACAACTTCTAACATTTAGTATTAGATGTGGTGTGAGCTCTGAGGGTTCAGATGACATGAGTTTTGAAACCATCCTCACCATGATGTCGGCCTCTCGTTTGGCATAGCGCAGATTTGGGTCCACCCAGTACATAAGCATCTTTACTTGGTCCCAgttgaggaagatgaggaagacGAGAAACAGGAAGTACAGAACACTGAGGCCTACCGGGGACAGGAGAAAGTGAGTGAGGAGGATGTAGAAAAATTAAAACTGGATCCAAGCAGAAAAATGAGGTTAATGTGAATGATGCAAAGCGAGTGAGACACTCACCAAACACCATTCGCCATATTGCAGGGTGCGGCCTGGTAAAAGGTCCTGATGAAGAAAGCATCATATCGGTAAGTGACTTGTGCTGTGTTTGCATTATTCATAGTAGAGGcacatttgacaaaaaaaagtctcaacTCAAGTTCCAATGAGGATTTTTCCAGAGTCACCAACCGCGTCTTCctcagtagatggagtttgttTAGTTGTCATGGAGATATGCAGCTCCCTCTATAAGACCACCTGTTATCACGTCAAGTTTGACATCTATGCTATCTCCCTGACAACTTAGCAAGCTCTCTCAACGGAAGACTATtaagatgtggttgaaagctctggaatAAAGTTAGTCATTGAACCTCAAGTTAAGATTTTTCAACAATAAATGTTCCCACTGACTCACACACTGACAAATGTTTAGACTggcattttgtctttttatctgatatttgtgtgaacaattatttttataatctgAGATCATTCTCAGACATTCTCAGATAAACAACATACAATAGTGCAATGGTGCAATGGTACAATGGTGCAATGGGCAGGCAGCAGAAGGTTAGTTACAGTGGACAAGACAAGAACATAGCATGGGCTGGGACTTAAAATCACACAGCATTTAATGATGGAGCCAGTGTAAAGTTTAATTACATAGCTTACCATTAGGAAAGGCCAGGACACTGATGACCAAGAAGAAGGAGACAGCCACCAACAGACCAACTCGGAGGTTGTTGTCAGAGTGCTCATCATCCCTGTTAACATCacaatatcatatcatatcatatcatatatatatatatatacatacacatatatacatatgtatatacacatacatgtatatataaacatacacacatatagacatatacatatacatatatatacacacatatatacatatacatacatatatgtatatatacatatatatatacatatatgtatatatactctTAGTTTTTAGAACATGTATTAAACAGCATTTGGATTTAGAAAGAAGTTCAGTTTCCACACTGTAGTTTACCttgtaaacacaaagtacatgAGGCTGAGCACAGTGACTGTCAGCAGTGTGATGGTGTGAGGCTTATAGAAGAAATCAAGGCAGATTTCGTCCACTTGTTGCTCGTTTATATTTCGGAAATGTAACTTATAGTTGAGATCTTCCTTCCGAGGTGTTCGGGGATCCACGACGGCTGCCATGTTGCTGTTATAAGGCTACGTTTTCTTACTTTCGTAATGTTTTGACGgctgaaactagaaaaagcaGATAGACAAGTTGAACTGAAGATGACAGCCCCCATGAACCCTGACGACGGACCGAGCCATAGAGCGAATAGGGGTGTTTTTTAGGTGAAAATATGTATTCTCGCATTAACCACAATAAATAGTACATTCCGGTAATACAATAACATATTAATTTTTATAACTATCGTCcaattattcaattaaattaagctttttttaatttcatatccTCATAAGTATATTACATGCATTTAGTGATACCCACAAAGATGACGTTGTGGTATATCCCACAATGGAACACTTCCGTGAAGTCGGACCGAACCAAGAGGAAATAGGGGTGTTTATAGGTGAAAATATACGTTCTCACATTAACCACAACAAATAGTACAATCCGGcaatataataacatattattttttttacaactttcgTCCacttattcaattaaattcagctttttttaaattttatattCTCATAAGTATATTACACGCATTTAGTGGTACCCACAAATATGTCGTTGTGGTACATCCCACAATGGGGCACTTCCGTGAAGTACACGTGAAAACAGTTGACATTGTGCGACACCTTGGTGGATGATTAAAGAGCTGAGTTGAGGATACAATCATCGTGAGTAAAAGTTAAAACCCTAAAAACAATATGTTGGCTTTGGCCTAACGTTAGCCTCTTGTAGGACAACAATTCGGTCTCAAAGTTATGTTTTATATCTTACCtgcattaataaataacaaatgttAAGGTAGATCATTCTAATTGCCTCTCTGTAGATATGAATGactctttgtttctttctacACGCCATCACACtacagtaaacaaacaaaacaaaacaaaaatatacagttaCAAACACTATGGCTGTTACAGGAAGTGGCAAATATATGCATGTTTCAGATCAGTCCTTCACTGCTCgtttattatttaaatgcaaGTTGGAAGGATAATAATGGCAATGTCCTTGCATTTTTATAAGTAGGTCTAATTAGACTGTATGCTGCACTCTCAATATATGCACATAAAACCACCTCTGTATGTAAAGTACCTTGCTATCcatacaatcatttattacaGCATTCTTTGCATTTGTATAGGACGTTTAGAGTAACAATCTGATCTGTAATATAGATAGTTTTTTGTCTACCTCTCACCTGTTTATAATAGCTAAATGTTTAAGTTGTCAGTAGCACGTTgaatctgattctgattgttGATGGTATCAGACACGGTGGATTGTACTTGGCTAGAGATAATAATAGTGATTCCTATACTGAATGACCCCTCAAACCATGATACTTTTTATTTCTTGCAGAATCACCATGGCTTCATCCTGCACACAGCTGTGTCTACAATGCAGAAGTCTCCTTTGCTCCAAGACAGTGGCTAGTACCTGTCGGTATTACACACAAGTACGCCATTGCATTACAGTTACAGGGGTACCCACCAAAATCCTAAATGGATCCTCAATTATCAAGGCGAATCAAACTACAACTCAGGCAAGACAGAGGTGGAAACAACAGATGTTCTGTTACAGTGACTTGGCTGCCAAACATCTGGCAACTGAGGCTAAGGAAGCAAAGGATGTTGAAGAAACGTCTAGAGCTGATGTTGTAGCGTACAAGAGCCCCCTGTTGCCAATCAGAGATGCTGTGCCGGTGACTGAAAGCCAGATGTCATTAGGTACATAATGGTTTGCTGTTGCTGACTAAAAAACCTTTTCATTTAGCATTagaattaaatttaaatgtttgttttttatcttgaGAGGAAGTTGATTACATCTGTATTTTGTTTCTGTACCAGAtctggatgctgctgctgctgctgagtttTCAGCATTAGAGGTGATCAGTGATGAAGAGGCTGTCACTATATCTGTTCATTCTGCCATGCCTCCTGCCTCCACCTCTCTTAGTGACTATGTTGACCAGTCTGAGACACTCAGCAAACTGGTACAGCTAGGTAATTAAACCGCAGCCTTTCAAAATATTGTTGAGAACAATGTACATCATATTGACTTGTAATTTGGAAGCATATGCAGATTTATTGTGATACAGGCAATGATCTTAAAAGGGTGACTTAACCCAAATCTGTCTCCTAGTTATCATTCATCCTCTCATTGCAGGTGTAAACCTGTTTAAGCTTGAACAAAGGCCCAACGTGGGCTCCATGCTACTGAGGCTCAACTTCAACACAGATGTGGCCCCAAGGCTGCTGTTCCTCAAACAGATTGGGGTGGAGCACTCTCGCTTTGGATTTATCATCACGCACAACCCCTTCTTTCTCACGGAGAGTTTGGAAAACCTACAGTCCAGGTGACATAAAGGGATCTCAGAAACATTGCATGCCTTTATATTTGCCAAAGTTCTTTATTACTAAATGAAATCAGTCTGATAAGAGAAGTCACAGAATACTATGTAGACGTAATAAAGTGTATACTGTAGTAGTGACAGGTCAGGTCATTTTCCTTCTTTGCAGTTGCACCTGCCATGATACTGTCTCAATAATGttctcttttttgttgtttgcaaaGGGTGAACTACCTCAAGTCAAAGAAGTTCAGTAATGAGACTGTTGCATCCATGGTGTCCAGAGCTCCGTATCTGCTTAACTTCAGTGTGAAGAGGCTGGACAACAGACTGGGCTTCTATCAGCAGCAGCTCAAGCTCAGTGCTTCTAATGTAAGTTAACTGATGTAGGAGGTCTCTCATTGAGAAGccccttttttttcacaaaaataaattgtaactTTGTATAGTAGACAAAGGAATAGCAAATCATAGCtggttttgtttctctcttcagACACGGGACATTGTAGCTCGTCTGCCCAGATTGCTGTGTGGCAGTTTGGAGCCTGTTAAAGAAAACTTGAAGGTACTGAATGACAAAAGACATTATGAGAACACATTGTTTGAGTAATCTCGAGTGTTGTGTTTAAATACTTTTTGTTAATGTGTTCCACACAGGTGTGTGAGATAGAGCTCGGCTTTAAGGAAAATGAGATCCAACACATAATTATCGCCGTCCCAAAAGTGCTGACTGCCAATAAACAGAAGCTAACCCAAATATTTGACTTGGTCCACAACATCATGAAGGTGCCCCACAACCTGATCACCAAGTTCCCACAGGTATATTGACAGCTGTTggttgttgattttttttacttttttgaaaaCAAATGAGTTAATTTCCTTTGTATTTTGTCCATATTCAGAATTATAACTTGAACATCTGATATATCCTCCCATAGGTCTTCAATTCCAAGTACTTGCGTATCAGAGAGCGCCACCTGTTCCTCGAGTACCTTGGAAAGGCTCAGTATGACCCAACTCTGCCCAACTACATCGCCCTGGACCGCCTGGTGTCCTTGCCTGATGAGACTTTTTGCACTGAGTTGGCTTTGGCCACATTAGAAGATTTTTATTCGTTCCAAAAGACACTTTGATTCTCCATGAGGGGACATTAAAAGGACTTCAGAAAACAAGTGGTCAAGCGCACAGAATAAAaaccataatgtcagacacatGCAGACATGAAGGTTTTTGAACATATAGAGCATCAGCTGAGTTTGAAATACATTTGctttgtaaatgtaatgtttaataaatgtatatctgcACTTCTGATTGAAATAATGCTCTTATTTACCAAAACTGTCATTCTAAATCTAATCTAAAGAGACTGTTAATGTGATAAAAGTTATGTTCAGTACAGTGCCTGTAAAACATTTGTGGGGCTGTGTATAAAATGATCGGTCATGTATTGAGAACGGCCTGTAATGAGAGTGGATTTTAAAGGATCAGGTCTCACTTGTGTGAAATGTAACAATGTTTGGGTGACCAAATTGGCGCAGTATCGGATGTCAGGTAACAATAATTAGGCACAGAGAGCCAGGAAATTCCactaaaaaaattattttatttcagatgAACTTCCCCTTTATCATCATCAAATGGTGCATCAgcattaaatacacaaacaaaggGAGATGCATGACATAAATCAGCATTGCACATGCAGCTACTCAATCGTCAGTATTATCAAAGCAAAGTCAAAtaatatttgaacacaaacaacattCCAGTACATGGAATTGAATCATTAAGTGAAGACAAAGGCATGACATTATCAAAGTGATAAACCTGAAGACTAACTCGCTTTAGACACACTGGATGAAACAGGGGCACATGTCTGGCTGGTGGCAGGGCAAACAGAAATGTTCTTCCTCCTACCCTCCTATTATAAGAGCACTGATTATGTGTGGATTGAGGTGAGCCTGTGGCTCCTCTCTGAGCTCATTAGGATGATGGCAGACATGAAACCATttctaacaaaaaaaactactacTCCGTGCTACTTAAtacttctgctccactacatttcaaagtgaaatattgtactttttactccactgcatttgtCAGACAGCAATAGTCTCAGCAGATTTAGatattacatacaaaacataaagtcagtgtatacagtatgatgcattgttattcTGTAGATTGTAACTACCCAATATAGTTCCTGAAAAGCACTTAAAATACTGTTTGCATGTGAATGCATCAGGAATACTGATCAATTAAGAAAACAATAACATAACACTGAAAGGAGTCAGTCCACTACATAACGGGTACTTGTGGTTCATTTGGTGCAATTATTAAACTGGTTactacttaaatacaattttgcatGCAGAGTTTTTACTTATAATGGGGTGTTTTTACATTCTGGTATAGCTACATTTACTTCCATTGTAATTGCCCTTCCTTCATATGAAATCAGTCttgattaaaggtcccatatcatgctcattttcaggttcatccttgtattttgtgtttttactggaaaatgtttgcatgctttaatgttcaaaaaacactttattttcctcatactgtctgcctgaatatacctgtatttaccctctgtctgaaacgctccgttttagtgtatttcgatagaattgcaacggaattgcgttgctaggcaacagtttgggtcgatgtttacttcctgtcagctgatgttatttacatacactgcaacaggaaaaaaactgtgggacccatttagaatgtttatgtttcaaACTGTGTAATGATgtatatgttgtatatttgtgacatcacaaaaggacagaaatcctgacagcttgtttcaaacgcacaatgtctgaatacgggctgtgtttatttctacgtatattgagtgttttgatggtttaacagtatttataaagcacttaaacctgctttataatgtaaaagacctgaaaatctcactttttacaatatgggacctttaaatcataaAGATAACCATTATGTATTTCCGTTTAGTTTACGCGTGGTTTGACCTATCAATTTCAAAAACGTTACTCTATTTTATGGAGTTTTATTATTCCTGAAGTTCACAATAAGCTGTAAACGCGTCATGTAAAGTTGCGCAATC contains:
- the ptdss1b gene encoding phosphatidylserine synthase 1, encoding MAAVVDPRTPRKEDLNYKLHFRNINEQQVDEICLDFFYKPHTITLLTVTVLSLMYFVFTRDDEHSDNNLRVGLLVAVSFFLVISVLAFPNGPFTRPHPAIWRMVFGLSVLYFLFLVFLIFLNWDQVKMLMYWVDPNLRYAKREADIMEYAVNCTVITWDRILSHFDIFAFGHFAGWALKAMLIRSYSVCWTISITWELTELFFMHLLPNFAECWWDQVILDILLCNGGGIWLGMNACRFLEMRTYRWASIKEIHTTTGKIKRAVLQFTPASWTYVRWLDPKSSLQRLAGIYLFMILWQLTELNIFFLKHIFVFQASHALSWCRILLISAITAPTVRQYYAYLTDTRCKRVGTQCWVFGAIAFLEALTCVKFGHDLFSKTQILSVLLWLLCVALITLLCLYGMVWYEQKKMKSVSVQSEDHDDSTVVDSCGFVPDGVAAQRDSPRSLQPTKRRRASGRNRFVNGNGGNKQ
- the mterf3 gene encoding transcription termination factor 3, mitochondrial isoform X1 encodes the protein MLRITMASSCTQLCLQCRSLLCSKTVASTCRYYTQVRHCITVTGVPTKILNGSSIIKANQTTTQARQRWKQQMFCYSDLAAKHLATEAKEAKDVEETSRADVVAYKSPLLPIRDAVPVTESQMSLDLDAAAAAEFSALEVISDEEAVTISVHSAMPPASTSLSDYVDQSETLSKLVQLGVNLFKLEQRPNVGSMLLRLNFNTDVAPRLLFLKQIGVEHSRFGFIITHNPFFLTESLENLQSRVNYLKSKKFSNETVASMVSRAPYLLNFSVKRLDNRLGFYQQQLKLSASNTRDIVARLPRLLCGSLEPVKENLKVCEIELGFKENEIQHIIIAVPKVLTANKQKLTQIFDLVHNIMKVPHNLITKFPQVFNSKYLRIRERHLFLEYLGKAQYDPTLPNYIALDRLVSLPDETFCTELALATLEDFYSFQKTL
- the mterf3 gene encoding transcription termination factor 3, mitochondrial isoform X2 produces the protein MASSCTQLCLQCRSLLCSKTVASTCRYYTQVRHCITVTGVPTKILNGSSIIKANQTTTQARQRWKQQMFCYSDLAAKHLATEAKEAKDVEETSRADVVAYKSPLLPIRDAVPVTESQMSLDLDAAAAAEFSALEVISDEEAVTISVHSAMPPASTSLSDYVDQSETLSKLVQLGVNLFKLEQRPNVGSMLLRLNFNTDVAPRLLFLKQIGVEHSRFGFIITHNPFFLTESLENLQSRVNYLKSKKFSNETVASMVSRAPYLLNFSVKRLDNRLGFYQQQLKLSASNTRDIVARLPRLLCGSLEPVKENLKVCEIELGFKENEIQHIIIAVPKVLTANKQKLTQIFDLVHNIMKVPHNLITKFPQVFNSKYLRIRERHLFLEYLGKAQYDPTLPNYIALDRLVSLPDETFCTELALATLEDFYSFQKTL
- the mterf3 gene encoding transcription termination factor 3, mitochondrial isoform X3; the encoded protein is MPPASTSLSDYVDQSETLSKLVQLGVNLFKLEQRPNVGSMLLRLNFNTDVAPRLLFLKQIGVEHSRFGFIITHNPFFLTESLENLQSRVNYLKSKKFSNETVASMVSRAPYLLNFSVKRLDNRLGFYQQQLKLSASNTRDIVARLPRLLCGSLEPVKENLKVCEIELGFKENEIQHIIIAVPKVLTANKQKLTQIFDLVHNIMKVPHNLITKFPQVFNSKYLRIRERHLFLEYLGKAQYDPTLPNYIALDRLVSLPDETFCTELALATLEDFYSFQKTL